Below is a window of Helicobacter colisuis DNA.
AAAAAATAAAAATGGTATAATTTCAGCCATATTTCATTATTTCAATAAGGAATTCCTTGAAAATTCTCTTCCTCTCGCACACCGATTCAAATCTCTATCGCTTTAGGCTTCCTGTAATGATTGCCTTGGTGAAAGCAGGGCATGAAGTCTTAGCCCTTACTCCCAAAGGAAAATATTTCTCACAATTTGCCAAACACCAAATTACAGCTATTGATTATTCTATAGAGCGCAGCAGTCTTAATCCCTTTAAAGCTCTAAAGACTATTCAAAATATTGCAGAAATTCTCAAAAAAGAAAAACCAGATATTCTCCACACTTTTATGCTAAAGCCAAATATTTATGGATCTTTTGCTGCAAAAATTGCCAAGATTCCTTATGTGATTAATTCACTCACGGGATTAGGGAGTTTTTATATCCAAAAAACCCCAAAAACTTTTTTGCTTAAAATCTTAATTGAAAGGCTAAATTTCTTTGCTTTTAAAATTGCTAAAAAGGTGCTTTTTCAAAATCAAGATGATTTGGAACTTTATGTCAAAAAAGGCTTAGTGCCACGCAAAAAAACCATTCTCATAAAAGGCTCTGGAATTGACACAGAATTTTTCTCTCCACTACCCAAAAATCAAGTGTTGCTCCAAAGCCTAAAAATCCCTCAAGATTCACTTGTAGTCTTGATGATAGCAAGGGCAATTTTACACAAAGGCATAAAAGAATATTATGCAGCAGCAAACTTAGCAAAAGAAGCAAACTTAAAGTTACACTTTTTATATGTGGGCGGGATTGACACAGGAAATATCTCGCCTATAGATCAAGAATTTTTAGAAAATCAAAAACAAGTGCATTATTTGGGTGAAAGACAAGATATTAAAGAGCTTATTGGAATTTGCGATATTTTCGTGCTTCCAAGCTATAGAGAAGGGATTCCGCGCACACTTTTAGAAGCAGGCAGTATGGCAAAGCCTATCATCACCACTAATGCCGTTGGTTGCAAGGAAGTTGTTAGTAATGGATACAATGGATTTTTAGTTCCTATTGGAGATAGTCAAATTCTCTTTGAAAAACTTATCCAACTCTCACAAAATGAATCTTTAAGAAAAGAATTTGGAAAAAATAGCCGCAAAAAAATTTGCGAGGAATTTGGCGTGGAATCTATTGTAAAATCCTATCTTCAGCTGTATAAAGAGGTAAAAAATGTATCCACACTTCATTAAGCCAATCTTGGATTTTTTATTAGCTTTATTTTTGATTCTTCTTTTTTCTCCGATAATTTTAATAGTTGCCCTATTAATTAGATTAAAACTTGGTTCGCCTATTTTTTTCATACAAGAGCGACCAGGGCTAAATGGAAAAATCTTTAAAATCTATAAGTTTCGCACAATGAGCAATCAAAGAGATTCCAAGGGACAATTGCTTAGTGATGAATTAAGATTAAAAGGATTTGGTAAATTTATTCGCAAAAGCAGCCTTGATGAACTCCCACAACTTTTTAATGTTTTAAAGGGAGAAATGAGTTTTGTAGGACCACGCCCACTCCTTGTTGAATACTTAAAGCTTTATAACAAAGAACAAGCTAGACGCCACGAAGTCAAACCCGGTATCACAGGTTGGGCTCAAGTCAATGGTCGCAATGCTATCTCCTGGGAAGAAAAATTTAGACTTGATGTGTATTATGTTAAAAACATTAGCTTTGGATTGGATTTAAAGATTCTTTATCTTACCTTTTTTAAGGTATTAAAACGAAAAGATATTAATTCAAGCACCAATATAACAATGGAAAAATTCAAGGGGAATGAGTAATTGGCGACCCTTGGAAGATTTGAACTTCCGTTACTGCCGTGAAAGGGCATTATCCTTGGCCACTAGATGAAAGGGTCGGCGGAATTTTAACATATTTTAGTTATAGAAAAATAAATCTAGACTCTAAAAGCTATCATTTAGGGATAAAAAAGTATAATAATTCAAATTTCCAAAGATTATTTGGATTCTTAAAGGAGGCTTTATGTTTCCATTACAAAGTAAATTAAGACTTATTGGTAGTGTTTTAGGAATCGCTACTGATGAGGATTGTATTATTTGTGCAGATAACTTCTATAATATCGTTACTTTTTCTATTCAAGATAAAGTCATTAACCAAACCCTGCAACTCTCAAAAGATAGGGAACCTTTACATCCTTTTAGTAAATCCGTTGCTATTTCCCACAAAAACGGAAGAGTTGTAACTGGTTTTACTTCAACCTCCAAAGGCATTGTTTTAAAGACTAAGCCAAAAATTACACCTATTACAGCACTTACTTGGCAAAAGCTTGAAATTTCTAAAATTACCTTTTCCTATGATGATAACTATCTTGCCACCGGTGGCGAAGATGGTAGAGTGCTTATTTATACGGGAGAAAATTATCATTTACTTCTCAGTTTGCCACCCTTCCCTGATTATATTTCATCTATTGCATTTAGTGAATGTGGAACACTTATTTTTAGTACTTGTTTTGGCAAAACCGCTATGGTTTTTAACATCTTAAAAAACACAAAAATTATAGATTTTAAAACCGATTTTGTTGTGGAAGATGCCTTTTTTTATGATGACAATACTAAATTATTTTGCGTCACTAGGGGTGGAATTTTTACTTATGATATCTACAAGCAAGAATATCTTTGCCAAAATATTTTACAAGATTCTTGGCTTACAACCTGCCAAAAACTACCTGGGGAAGAATTTGCTGTTATTGGAGGAAAATATAATCCATTAAGATTGGCTCGTATTAGCGATAACGCAATCATTGACACTATCCCATTGGAATACACTGGTGCAACCTCGCTTTTTTTAGATAAAAATCTGTTATATATAGGTTACTCTAATGGCACAATTGAGATTGCTCAAATTGATCTTGCAAAAGAAGAAATGTTAGAATATCTTGCCAATGATGATTTGCGTTCCTGCCTTAAACTCATCAAAGAAAAAAATATTTTTCTCCAAACTTTGCCCCAATACAAAGAAAAGCTTGATTCACTCTGGCAAGATAAATTACTTGAAGCTATCGATCTACTCGCTAAAGATAGATTACAAGAAGCACAAAGTCTAATAGAGCCCTTTATGCATGATAACAGCAAAAAAGAAGAATTTGATTATTATTTACGCCAAAAGGCTAGTGTTGCACAATTTATGGATTTAATTGAAGAAAAAAACTATACTGAAGCTTATCATCTCGCCAAACAATATCCACACTTGAAAGACACAATGGCTTATGCTCAACTTGAAAAGTTATGGGAAAAAAGCTTTGAACTAGCCAAAAAACTATTAGCACAAGATGCACAACTCAATATTCAGAAAGTCAAAGAATTACTCAAGCCTTTTGCTAATGTTCAGGCTAAAAAAGAAGTTATTTCCACTCTTTTAAAAAATGTTGATAAATTCCTTCAAGCCGATAAGGAGTTTAAAGCTAAAAATTTTATAGAATATTTCAAAATTTGTGAAAAATTCCCATTTTTACAAGCGACCAGAAGCTACAAAAGCGCCTTACTTGTAGGCAATCAAATCATGCAACGAATTAGTGCTTTAGAAAATCAAAATGAACTTCATAAAGCACTTGAAGTTTGCAAACTACTTAATGCAATGTTTCCATTTAGGAATATTGCTAATGAAAAATCCAAACTCATCCAGCTCAAACAAGAATTTTCTCAATATTGTGCTTCTAAACAACTCTCAAAAGCTTTTGAAATGGCAGAAGAGCATTTTGAACTCCATTCTACATTGGAATATAAAACACTCTATGAAGATTTTAGAGCTAAAGGCAGAATCGCCTTTGGCTTTGCTTCTAATGGGGATGGTAAAGGCGTGATAGACACCCTAAAAGAATACCTTAATATTAAATGTTGGCAAGATAAAATTGCTTCTATTTTAAAAATTGCCTATCTCAACGAATTTATTCAAAACGCCTATCAAAGCTCCCAAAATATCAATTGGAAAGAAAGTTTTGAATACTATATTGAGCGCTATGGAAAAGATGAAGAGCTTAAAAAAATAGCTACTGAAATGGGCTTAGAAAATATCCTAAAGAGCATTCCACAAGAAGGCAATCCACAAGGCTATCTCAGTGTAAGCCTAGCAGAATCTCTCCTTTGCATCAACGAACAATCCTTAAACTAAAAACAATAAAGGCTAAAAATGCAAATACAACGCTATCCTACTAAACAAATTCAAATTGGAGAAGTTAAAATAGGTGGTGACGCACCCATCTCTGTGCAAAGTATGACTTTCTCAAAAACAGCAGACTTACAAGCCACCAAAAATCAAATCGATCAATTGCAACTTGCTGGTTGTGATATTGTGCGCGTAGCTGTAAGTGATGAAGAAGACGCAAAAGCACTCAAAATGCTTAAAAGCATGATTTCTTTGCCCCTAGTTGCCGATATCCACTTTCGCTATAAACTTGCACTCATTGCTGCTCAATCTGTGGATTGCATCCGCATAAACCCTGGAAATATCGGTTCAAAAGAAAAAATCAAAGCAGTCGTTGAGGCTTGTAAAGATAGGAATATTCCTATTAGAATTGGTGTGAATGCTGGTAGCTTAGAGAAACAATTTGAAGATAAATATGGAGCTACCCCAAAAGGAATGGTGGAATCAGCACTCTATAATATTAAACTTTTGGAGGATTTTGGCTTTAGCAATCTCAAGATTTCACTTAAGGCAAGTGATGTTGAACGCACAATGGCAGCCTATCGAATGTTGCGTCCTTTAGTTTCTTATCCCTTTCATCTTGGCGTAACAGAAGCAGGAGATCTAGAGTCATCAATGATAAAAAGCTCAATGGCATTAGGAGGACTTTTAATGGAGGGCATTGGGGATACAATGCGCGTATCTATCACTGGTGAGCTAGAAAAAGAAATAGAAGTCGCGCGCTCTATTTTACGCTATAGCGGAAGACAAAAAGAGGGAATCACTTATATTTCTTGTCCTACTTGTGGCAGATTACAAGCTGATTTAGTGCCTATCTTAAAAGAACTTAAAATAAGAATGCCAAAAATCAAAACTCCTATGCAACTCTCAGTTATGGGTTGC
It encodes the following:
- a CDS encoding glycosyltransferase family 4 protein, translating into MKILFLSHTDSNLYRFRLPVMIALVKAGHEVLALTPKGKYFSQFAKHQITAIDYSIERSSLNPFKALKTIQNIAEILKKEKPDILHTFMLKPNIYGSFAAKIAKIPYVINSLTGLGSFYIQKTPKTFLLKILIERLNFFAFKIAKKVLFQNQDDLELYVKKGLVPRKKTILIKGSGIDTEFFSPLPKNQVLLQSLKIPQDSLVVLMIARAILHKGIKEYYAAANLAKEANLKLHFLYVGGIDTGNISPIDQEFLENQKQVHYLGERQDIKELIGICDIFVLPSYREGIPRTLLEAGSMAKPIITTNAVGCKEVVSNGYNGFLVPIGDSQILFEKLIQLSQNESLRKEFGKNSRKKICEEFGVESIVKSYLQLYKEVKNVSTLH
- the pglC gene encoding undecaprenyl phosphate N,N'-diacetylbacillosamine 1-phosphate transferase translates to MYPHFIKPILDFLLALFLILLFSPIILIVALLIRLKLGSPIFFIQERPGLNGKIFKIYKFRTMSNQRDSKGQLLSDELRLKGFGKFIRKSSLDELPQLFNVLKGEMSFVGPRPLLVEYLKLYNKEQARRHEVKPGITGWAQVNGRNAISWEEKFRLDVYYVKNISFGLDLKILYLTFFKVLKRKDINSSTNITMEKFKGNE
- a CDS encoding WD40 repeat domain-containing protein — protein: MFPLQSKLRLIGSVLGIATDEDCIICADNFYNIVTFSIQDKVINQTLQLSKDREPLHPFSKSVAISHKNGRVVTGFTSTSKGIVLKTKPKITPITALTWQKLEISKITFSYDDNYLATGGEDGRVLIYTGENYHLLLSLPPFPDYISSIAFSECGTLIFSTCFGKTAMVFNILKNTKIIDFKTDFVVEDAFFYDDNTKLFCVTRGGIFTYDIYKQEYLCQNILQDSWLTTCQKLPGEEFAVIGGKYNPLRLARISDNAIIDTIPLEYTGATSLFLDKNLLYIGYSNGTIEIAQIDLAKEEMLEYLANDDLRSCLKLIKEKNIFLQTLPQYKEKLDSLWQDKLLEAIDLLAKDRLQEAQSLIEPFMHDNSKKEEFDYYLRQKASVAQFMDLIEEKNYTEAYHLAKQYPHLKDTMAYAQLEKLWEKSFELAKKLLAQDAQLNIQKVKELLKPFANVQAKKEVISTLLKNVDKFLQADKEFKAKNFIEYFKICEKFPFLQATRSYKSALLVGNQIMQRISALENQNELHKALEVCKLLNAMFPFRNIANEKSKLIQLKQEFSQYCASKQLSKAFEMAEEHFELHSTLEYKTLYEDFRAKGRIAFGFASNGDGKGVIDTLKEYLNIKCWQDKIASILKIAYLNEFIQNAYQSSQNINWKESFEYYIERYGKDEELKKIATEMGLENILKSIPQEGNPQGYLSVSLAESLLCINEQSLN
- the ispG gene encoding flavodoxin-dependent (E)-4-hydroxy-3-methylbut-2-enyl-diphosphate synthase, which translates into the protein MQIQRYPTKQIQIGEVKIGGDAPISVQSMTFSKTADLQATKNQIDQLQLAGCDIVRVAVSDEEDAKALKMLKSMISLPLVADIHFRYKLALIAAQSVDCIRINPGNIGSKEKIKAVVEACKDRNIPIRIGVNAGSLEKQFEDKYGATPKGMVESALYNIKLLEDFGFSNLKISLKASDVERTMAAYRMLRPLVSYPFHLGVTEAGDLESSMIKSSMALGGLLMEGIGDTMRVSITGELEKEIEVARSILRYSGRQKEGITYISCPTCGRLQADLVPILKELKIRMPKIKTPMQLSVMGCAVNALGEAKHADVAIAFGNGDGLIIKKGQIVGKYKESELIDVFIKEVLQTEQEIIQNQGL